From the genome of Pseudomonas sp. AB6, one region includes:
- the radA gene encoding DNA repair protein RadA, whose product MAKAKRMFGCTECGATFPKWAGQCGECGAWNTLVETMLENGAATPPSGRTGWTGQKAQIRTLAEVSVEEMPRFTTNSAELDRVLGGGLVDGSVVLIGGDPGIGKSTILLQTLCALAEQMPALYVTGEESQQQVAMRARRLGLAQDKLRVMTETCIETIIATARIEQPKVMVIDSIQTIYTEQLQSAPGGVSQVRESAALLVRYAKQSGTAIFLVGHVTKEGALAGPRVLEHMVDTVLYFEGESDGRLRLLRAVKNRFGAVNELGVFGMTDKGLKEVSNPSAIFLTRAQEEVPGSVVMATWEGTRPMLVEVQALVDDSHLANPRRVTLGLDQNRLAMLLAVLHRHGGIPTHDQDVFLNVVGGVKVLETASDLALMAAVISSLRNRPLPHDLLVFGEIGLSGEVRPVPSGQERLKEAAKHGFKRAIVPKGNAPKEAPPGLQVIAVTRLEQALDALFE is encoded by the coding sequence ATGGCCAAGGCTAAGCGCATGTTCGGCTGCACTGAGTGCGGTGCGACTTTTCCGAAATGGGCTGGCCAGTGCGGCGAATGCGGTGCCTGGAACACCTTGGTCGAGACAATGCTTGAAAACGGTGCTGCCACGCCACCTAGCGGCCGCACCGGCTGGACGGGGCAAAAAGCACAGATCAGAACCTTGGCTGAAGTCAGCGTCGAGGAAATGCCGCGATTCACGACTAACTCCGCTGAACTGGACCGCGTGCTCGGGGGTGGTTTGGTGGACGGTTCAGTAGTACTGATCGGAGGCGATCCGGGCATTGGCAAATCCACTATTCTGTTGCAAACCCTTTGCGCCTTGGCCGAGCAGATGCCTGCGCTGTACGTGACGGGTGAAGAGTCGCAGCAACAAGTTGCTATGCGCGCCCGTCGATTGGGGCTGGCGCAAGACAAGCTTCGCGTCATGACCGAAACCTGTATCGAAACCATCATTGCCACGGCGCGCATCGAACAGCCTAAGGTCATGGTCATCGACTCGATCCAGACCATTTACACCGAACAACTCCAATCTGCGCCCGGCGGTGTGTCGCAAGTGCGTGAAAGCGCGGCCTTGCTGGTGCGCTACGCCAAACAAAGCGGCACGGCGATTTTTCTGGTCGGGCACGTGACCAAGGAAGGCGCACTGGCGGGGCCACGGGTTCTGGAGCACATGGTCGACACGGTGTTGTATTTCGAGGGCGAGTCGGACGGCCGTCTACGCCTACTGCGGGCGGTGAAGAACCGTTTTGGCGCAGTCAACGAATTGGGCGTGTTCGGCATGACCGATAAGGGCCTCAAAGAAGTCTCCAACCCCTCGGCAATCTTCCTTACCCGAGCGCAAGAAGAAGTGCCCGGCAGTGTGGTGATGGCGACGTGGGAAGGCACCCGGCCGATGTTGGTGGAAGTTCAAGCGTTGGTGGATGATAGCCATTTGGCCAATCCTCGTCGGGTCACCCTTGGCCTGGATCAAAATCGTTTGGCCATGTTGCTTGCGGTCCTGCATCGTCATGGCGGTATTCCTACCCATGATCAGGATGTATTTCTGAACGTGGTGGGCGGCGTGAAAGTGTTGGAGACGGCTTCGGATTTGGCGCTGATGGCGGCCGTGATCTCCAGTCTGCGCAACCGACCGCTGCCCCACGATTTGCTGGTGTTCGGTGAAATCGGCTTGTCTGGCGAAGTGCGACCGGTGCCGAGCGGTCAGGAACGCCTGAAAGAGGCGGCCAAACATGGCTTTAAACGGGCCATTGTACCCAAAGGCAATGCCCCCAAAGAAGCACCGCCAGGGCTGCAAGTGATTGCGGTCACTCGACTTGAGCAGGCGCTGGATGCGTTGTTCGAGTGA
- the mscL gene encoding large-conductance mechanosensitive channel protein MscL, translating into MSVLSEFKAFAVKGNVVDMAVGIIIGAAFGKIVSSFVGDVVMPPLGLLIGGVDFSDLAVTLRPAEGTFPAVVLAYGKFIQSVIDFLIVAFAIFMGVKAINRLKREEAVTPTLPAAPSTEEVLLGEIRDLLKLQNGRPLESVLVDPARLG; encoded by the coding sequence ATGAGCGTACTTAGCGAATTCAAGGCCTTCGCCGTTAAAGGCAATGTGGTCGACATGGCCGTCGGGATCATTATTGGCGCAGCCTTCGGCAAAATCGTTTCGTCGTTCGTCGGCGATGTTGTCATGCCACCCCTTGGGCTGCTGATTGGCGGGGTGGATTTCAGTGATTTGGCGGTAACGTTGCGTCCTGCCGAGGGAACATTCCCGGCTGTGGTTCTGGCGTACGGAAAGTTCATCCAGTCGGTTATCGACTTCTTGATTGTAGCGTTCGCGATCTTTATGGGAGTCAAGGCTATCAACCGCCTTAAGCGCGAAGAGGCTGTCACTCCGACGCTGCCAGCTGCTCCGAGTACTGAAGAAGTGCTGCTGGGTGAAATTCGCGACTTGCTGAAGCTACAAAACGGGCGGCCCCTGGAAAGCGTTCTTGTCGACCCGGCGCGTCTGGGTTGA
- a CDS encoding ferredoxin--NADP reductase, with the protein MNASAEKFTRQTLLNVTPLTPSLFTLRTTRDPGFRFRAGQFARLGVTKADGSVVWRAYSMASSPHDEFLEFFSIVVPDGEFTSELSHLREGDTLLIDRQAFGYLTLDRFADGRDLWMLSTGTGVAPFLSILQDFEVWEKFERIVLVYSVRQACELAYQQLIAGLNQRDYLAEYAGKLLFLPTVTRELHPGALTGRITRLIEEGQLEQAAGVALTPEHSRVMLCGNPQMIEDTRTLLKQRDMQLSLSRRPGQVAVETYW; encoded by the coding sequence ATGAATGCCAGCGCAGAAAAATTTACCCGTCAGACGCTGCTCAACGTCACACCACTGACCCCGAGCCTTTTCACGTTGCGCACTACTCGCGATCCAGGCTTTCGATTTCGTGCAGGCCAATTTGCGCGCTTAGGGGTTACCAAGGCTGACGGCAGCGTCGTGTGGCGGGCCTATTCCATGGCGTCTTCGCCACACGATGAGTTTCTGGAGTTCTTCTCTATCGTCGTTCCGGACGGGGAGTTCACCAGCGAGCTCAGCCATTTGCGCGAAGGCGATACGCTACTGATTGATCGCCAAGCGTTCGGATACCTGACCCTTGATCGGTTTGCCGATGGGCGTGATCTGTGGATGTTGTCCACCGGCACAGGTGTTGCTCCGTTTCTTTCTATTCTTCAAGACTTTGAAGTGTGGGAGAAATTCGAGCGCATCGTTTTGGTGTATAGCGTGCGCCAAGCGTGCGAATTGGCGTACCAACAACTGATCGCCGGGCTGAATCAGCGAGACTATCTCGCTGAATATGCCGGGAAATTGCTGTTTTTGCCGACAGTGACCCGCGAGCTGCATCCGGGGGCGTTAACCGGGCGCATCACGCGACTGATTGAAGAGGGTCAGCTGGAGCAAGCCGCTGGCGTGGCGCTGACCCCAGAGCACTCGCGCGTTATGTTGTGCGGTAACCCGCAGATGATCGAAGACACGCGCACCCTGCTTAAACAGCGTGACATGCAGCTCAGCCTGAGCCGGCGACCAGGGCAAGTGGCCGTCGAGACCTATTGGTAA
- a CDS encoding helix-turn-helix transcriptional regulator, with protein MDAQKMETWNADEVKGLICAVDETVREYVPIRRHDAIPSVNQWGKAEQIVWLSNLLYAIMNQRNLTSNPNLIHPMLSPRETDVLRWSAAGKTAANIGVILNLKERTVRFHIANAIKKMGTTNKTAAVAQALKYGIL; from the coding sequence ATGGATGCTCAAAAAATGGAAACCTGGAATGCAGACGAAGTAAAAGGATTGATCTGCGCCGTTGATGAAACAGTCCGCGAATATGTCCCGATACGCAGACACGACGCTATTCCATCGGTAAATCAGTGGGGAAAAGCTGAACAAATCGTGTGGCTGAGCAACTTGCTCTACGCCATCATGAACCAGCGTAATTTAACCTCGAACCCCAACCTTATTCACCCGATGCTATCGCCCAGGGAGACTGATGTGCTCAGATGGTCTGCTGCCGGTAAGACAGCTGCGAACATAGGCGTCATTCTCAATTTGAAAGAGCGCACAGTGCGCTTTCATATCGCTAATGCGATAAAAAAAATGGGCACCACCAACAAAACCGCGGCCGTTGCGCAAGCGTTGAAGTACGGCATTCTCTAG
- a CDS encoding methyltransferase, producing the protein MPLLNSRFAQLDLIRQPDQPNEPLQAFDAADEYLLSYVAEKGLTADSRVLVLNDSFGALATSLATHAAVVSSSDSYLALQGLEKNLIRNGHAFDAVPTIPANESFTGSFDWVLIRVPKTLALLEEQLIRLQGHLAPGAQVVAAGMVKHLPHAAGELLEQYVGPVNASLAVKKARLLFATPALKGVQPSPYPTRYTLDEPVIELLNHANVFCREGLDIGTRAFLPHLPTNLGYARVADLGCGNGVLAIANALSNPQAHYTLVDESFMAVQSAHENWQVALGEREVIVRAADGLAGQEGGSLDVVLCNPPFHQQQVVGDFLAWRMFQQARDALVVGGALYIVGNRHLGYHSKLAKLFRGVEQVATTPKFVVLKARK; encoded by the coding sequence ATGCCCCTGCTTAACAGCCGCTTTGCCCAGCTCGACCTCATTCGCCAGCCTGACCAGCCGAATGAGCCCTTGCAGGCATTCGATGCCGCTGATGAATACCTGCTCAGCTATGTCGCGGAAAAAGGGCTGACAGCAGACAGCCGCGTACTGGTGCTCAACGACAGTTTTGGCGCGCTAGCCACCAGCTTGGCCACTCATGCGGCGGTGGTCAGCAGCAGCGATTCATACTTAGCACTGCAAGGTTTAGAAAAGAACCTGATACGCAATGGTCATGCCTTTGACGCCGTGCCCACAATCCCGGCGAACGAATCATTTACCGGATCGTTCGACTGGGTGCTGATCCGAGTGCCGAAGACTTTGGCTTTGCTCGAAGAACAGCTTATTCGCTTGCAAGGCCATTTGGCGCCGGGTGCCCAAGTGGTGGCTGCGGGGATGGTGAAGCATCTACCCCATGCAGCGGGTGAATTGCTTGAGCAATACGTCGGACCGGTAAACGCCTCACTGGCGGTAAAAAAAGCGCGTTTATTGTTCGCCACGCCCGCCCTCAAGGGCGTACAGCCGTCGCCCTACCCCACCCGCTACACGCTTGATGAGCCGGTCATCGAACTGCTTAACCACGCCAACGTGTTCTGCCGCGAAGGCCTGGACATTGGCACTCGCGCGTTTCTGCCTCATCTGCCGACCAACCTTGGCTACGCACGCGTTGCCGATTTAGGCTGCGGCAACGGAGTGCTGGCGATTGCCAACGCACTGAGCAACCCGCAGGCGCATTACACATTGGTTGATGAATCATTCATGGCCGTGCAATCCGCGCATGAAAACTGGCAGGTAGCCTTGGGTGAGCGAGAGGTCATCGTGCGAGCGGCTGACGGGCTGGCCGGCCAAGAGGGGGGTTCGTTGGACGTGGTGCTGTGCAACCCGCCGTTCCACCAACAACAAGTCGTCGGCGACTTTCTGGCATGGCGCATGTTCCAACAAGCCCGTGACGCGCTAGTGGTTGGCGGCGCACTGTATATCGTCGGCAATCGACACTTGGGCTATCACAGTAAATTGGCGAAGTTGTTTCGAGGTGTCGAACAGGTCGCGACTACGCCAAAGTTCGTGGTGCTTAAAGCGCGCAAGTGA
- a CDS encoding DUF2474 domain-containing protein encodes MASKESVHGLDPALKKPMWQRIGWLIVIYIGSVTALGIVAYGMRLFMNAAGLTSH; translated from the coding sequence ATGGCTAGTAAAGAGTCTGTTCACGGGCTAGACCCGGCCCTGAAGAAGCCGATGTGGCAGCGGATCGGGTGGTTGATTGTGATTTATATCGGCAGCGTCACGGCGCTGGGTATCGTCGCCTATGGCATGCGTTTGTTCATGAACGCGGCGGGGCTGACCAGCCATTAA
- the cydB gene encoding cytochrome d ubiquinol oxidase subunit II codes for MGIDLPLIWAVIIIFGIMMYVVMDGFDLGIGILFPFIKDDSERDVMMNTVAPVWDGNETWLVLGGAALFGAFPLAYAVVLSALYLPLILMLIGLIFRGVAFEFRFKAKAEKRHLWDMAFIGGSLTATFFQGVALGAFIDGIPVVNRQFSGGSLDWFTPFTLFCGLALIVAYALLGCTWLIMKTEGKLQKQMHDLARPLALVVLAVTGVVSIWTPLAHADIAHRWFSLPNLFWFLPVPVLVLVTMFGLFKAVARNAHYTPFLLTLVLIFLGYSGLGISLWPHIVPPSITIWDAAAPPQSQGFMLVGTLFIIPFILGYTFWSYYVFRGKVTHEDGYH; via the coding sequence ATGGGTATTGATCTTCCGCTGATCTGGGCCGTAATCATTATCTTCGGCATCATGATGTACGTGGTTATGGACGGCTTCGACTTAGGGATCGGGATTCTTTTCCCTTTCATCAAGGACGATTCCGAGCGTGACGTCATGATGAACACCGTCGCGCCGGTTTGGGACGGTAATGAAACTTGGCTGGTATTGGGTGGCGCGGCGCTCTTCGGCGCTTTCCCGCTGGCCTATGCAGTCGTATTGTCGGCTCTTTATTTGCCGCTGATTTTGATGCTGATCGGTTTGATTTTTCGCGGCGTCGCCTTCGAGTTTCGTTTTAAGGCCAAGGCTGAAAAACGTCATCTGTGGGACATGGCGTTTATCGGCGGGTCGCTGACGGCCACGTTCTTCCAAGGGGTTGCGCTGGGGGCCTTTATTGACGGCATCCCGGTGGTCAATCGGCAGTTCTCCGGTGGCTCATTGGATTGGTTCACGCCGTTTACGCTGTTTTGTGGCTTGGCGCTGATCGTTGCGTATGCGCTGCTTGGCTGCACGTGGTTGATCATGAAGACCGAAGGCAAGCTGCAAAAGCAGATGCATGATCTGGCGCGGCCTTTGGCGTTGGTGGTGTTGGCCGTGACCGGGGTAGTCAGCATTTGGACGCCGCTGGCCCATGCCGATATTGCCCACCGTTGGTTTAGTCTGCCGAACCTTTTCTGGTTCTTGCCGGTGCCAGTCCTGGTGCTGGTCACGATGTTCGGCTTGTTTAAAGCGGTGGCCCGCAACGCGCATTACACGCCGTTCCTGCTAACGTTGGTGTTGATCTTTCTGGGTTACAGCGGATTGGGGATTAGCCTGTGGCCGCATATCGTGCCGCCGTCGATCACCATTTGGGACGCCGCCGCGCCGCCGCAAAGCCAAGGCTTTATGTTGGTGGGCACGCTGTTCATCATCCCGTTCATTCTGGGTTACACGTTCTGGAGCTACTACGTGTTCCGCGGCAAGGTGACTCACGAAGACGGTTATCACTAG
- a CDS encoding cytochrome ubiquinol oxidase subunit I — protein sequence MFGLEAIDLARIQFAFTISFHILFPAITIGLASYLAVLEGLWLKTKNDVYRDLYHFWSKVFAVNFGMGVVSGLVMAYQFGTNWSRFSDFAGAVTGPLLTYEVLTAFFLEAGFLGVMLFGWNKVGRKLHFFSTVMVAVGTLISTFWILASNSWMQTPQGFEIVDGRVIPVDWLAVIFNPSFPYRLAHMATAAFVATAFFVGSSAAWHLLRGRDTPQIRTMLSMAMWMALLVAPIQAVIGDFHGLNTLKYQPAKIAAIEGHWENDGDKPTPLILFGLPDMKAEKTKYAVEIPYLGSLILTHTLTEQVPALKSFKPEDRPNSTIVFWSFRVMVGLGFLMIFTGLWSLWLRMRGKLYQSRAFLYMALWMGPSGLIAMLAGWFTTEIGRQPWVVYGLLRTADASSGHSFGQMSLTLGLFVVVYFTLFGVGLGYMMRLVRKGPINNEGKELKHGGPGQKRTPSRPLSAALEGSEDGDAPDSLSKGN from the coding sequence ATGTTCGGTTTGGAGGCAATTGATCTCGCCCGAATTCAGTTCGCATTCACCATTTCGTTTCACATCCTGTTTCCTGCCATCACCATCGGTCTGGCAAGTTATCTGGCGGTACTCGAAGGCCTGTGGCTGAAAACCAAAAACGATGTATACCGGGATCTGTACCACTTCTGGTCGAAGGTTTTTGCGGTCAACTTTGGTATGGGTGTGGTCTCCGGGCTTGTGATGGCCTATCAGTTCGGTACCAACTGGAGCCGGTTCTCCGACTTCGCCGGTGCCGTCACTGGTCCGCTGCTGACCTATGAGGTGTTGACTGCGTTCTTCTTGGAAGCCGGTTTCCTTGGGGTAATGTTATTCGGGTGGAACAAGGTCGGCCGTAAGTTACACTTTTTTTCCACCGTTATGGTAGCTGTCGGCACCCTGATTTCGACATTCTGGATTTTGGCTTCCAACAGCTGGATGCAAACACCCCAAGGTTTTGAAATAGTCGACGGCCGAGTTATTCCGGTGGATTGGCTGGCTGTAATTTTCAACCCCTCCTTTCCTTACCGCCTAGCGCACATGGCTACCGCAGCATTTGTCGCCACCGCTTTTTTTGTCGGTTCCTCAGCCGCTTGGCACTTGCTGCGTGGTCGTGATACGCCGCAAATCCGCACAATGCTCTCGATGGCCATGTGGATGGCGCTATTGGTTGCGCCGATACAGGCGGTAATCGGAGACTTCCACGGCCTTAATACATTGAAGTATCAACCCGCCAAAATTGCCGCAATCGAAGGTCACTGGGAAAACGACGGCGACAAACCGACCCCGTTGATCCTGTTCGGTCTGCCGGACATGAAAGCCGAGAAAACCAAATACGCTGTAGAAATTCCCTATTTGGGCAGCTTGATTCTGACCCACACGTTGACCGAGCAAGTGCCCGCTTTGAAGAGTTTCAAACCTGAAGATCGGCCTAATTCGACTATTGTTTTCTGGTCGTTCAGGGTCATGGTGGGTTTGGGTTTCCTGATGATTTTCACGGGTCTCTGGAGTCTCTGGCTGCGGATGCGGGGCAAGCTCTACCAGTCCCGGGCGTTCTTGTACATGGCATTGTGGATGGGGCCATCAGGGCTGATTGCAATGTTGGCCGGTTGGTTTACCACTGAAATCGGGCGTCAGCCTTGGGTCGTTTACGGCTTGCTGCGTACCGCAGATGCGTCTTCTGGGCATAGCTTCGGGCAGATGAGCCTGACGCTGGGTCTATTCGTGGTGGTCTATTTCACGCTATTCGGTGTGGGTTTGGGTTACATGATGCGTCTGGTGCGCAAAGGTCCGATCAACAACGAAGGCAAGGAACTGAAACACGGCGGTCCTGGCCAGAAACGCACGCCTTCGCGCCCACTCTCCGCTGCCCTTGAAGGCTCCGAAGACGGCGACGCACCCGACAGCCTGAGCAAGGGGAACTGA
- a CDS encoding MFS transporter: MPNQEPKLLRQHRPFLAFWFARIFTASGFQMLSVAIGWNIYQLTDNVLDLGLVGLVQFIPRVIFMLHTGHVADRYDRRKVASMCQAAQALIALALFVGSSTSTITPAIIFILSFLLGAARSFEMPTTQALLPSIVPNTLFPRAVAAAQSAQQSATIVAPALGGFLYAFGSSWVYGPTVALYIIACLLMLNLPARQTPMNTGKATLDSLLAGIRFIRSRPDILGAISLDLFAVLLGGATALLPVFAKDILLTGPWGLGLLRSAPAVGALLMSFWLARFSVDRNVGRVMFTAVGVFGVATIAFGLSTSFWFSLAVLAVLGAADMISMVIRASFVQLETPDEMRGRVSAVNGLFIGASNQLGEFESGLTAHWFGTVPAVVLGGLGTLVVTGTWIKLFPTLAKRDRMRDIVVEQEKEAV, from the coding sequence ATGCCTAACCAAGAACCGAAGTTATTGCGTCAACATCGTCCGTTTTTGGCGTTTTGGTTTGCACGGATTTTCACCGCCAGCGGCTTTCAGATGCTCAGCGTCGCCATCGGCTGGAATATTTATCAATTGACCGACAACGTACTGGATCTGGGGCTTGTGGGCCTGGTTCAGTTCATTCCACGGGTTATTTTCATGCTGCACACCGGGCATGTGGCAGACCGTTATGACCGACGCAAGGTTGCATCGATGTGTCAGGCGGCTCAAGCGTTGATCGCACTGGCGCTGTTCGTCGGCAGCAGCACCAGCACCATCACCCCGGCAATAATCTTCATTCTGTCGTTTTTGCTCGGAGCAGCCCGTTCGTTTGAAATGCCAACGACCCAAGCGCTCCTGCCCTCCATTGTGCCCAATACGCTGTTCCCGCGAGCGGTGGCCGCTGCGCAGTCGGCTCAACAATCGGCGACCATTGTTGCGCCCGCCCTCGGCGGTTTTTTGTACGCCTTCGGCAGTTCTTGGGTCTACGGACCGACTGTGGCGCTGTACATCATTGCCTGCTTACTGATGCTCAACCTACCGGCGCGTCAAACACCGATGAATACGGGCAAGGCGACACTGGATTCATTGCTGGCAGGCATTCGTTTTATCCGCAGCCGCCCGGACATCCTCGGCGCTATTTCTCTGGATTTGTTCGCGGTGCTGCTGGGCGGTGCCACCGCGCTACTGCCGGTATTTGCCAAAGACATTCTGCTGACCGGACCGTGGGGCCTTGGCCTGCTGCGTTCGGCGCCAGCGGTGGGTGCTTTGCTGATGTCATTCTGGCTGGCGCGATTCTCGGTAGACCGAAACGTGGGTCGAGTGATGTTCACTGCGGTGGGCGTGTTCGGCGTGGCTACCATCGCCTTCGGCTTGTCGACGTCGTTCTGGTTTTCCTTGGCGGTGCTGGCAGTACTCGGCGCGGCGGACATGATCAGCATGGTGATTCGCGCCTCGTTCGTTCAGCTGGAAACCCCCGACGAAATGCGCGGCCGGGTCAGCGCAGTGAATGGCTTGTTCATTGGCGCATCCAACCAGTTGGGCGAATTTGAATCAGGCCTCACCGCACACTGGTTCGGCACTGTGCCCGCCGTTGTATTGGGCGGACTCGGTACGCTAGTGGTCACCGGGACGTGGATCAAATTGTTCCCGACATTGGCCAAGCGTGATCGGATGCGGGACATCGTGGTGGAGCAGGAGAAAGAGGCCGTTTAG
- a CDS encoding alpha/beta hydrolase, with product MSSYVLSAAMAEFVAQTLSFTATTPDIDGMREAYSRMCRAFTPERPAGLNVTDFCLAEVPVRCYQPWGAAPANGWACVVYLHGGGWVVGDLQSHDFLTSALASDLGAVVIAVDYRLAPEFPFPAAFDDCLAVWRAIQQQASSLGVDVQRLAIAGDSAGGNLAAALCLALRDSGEPQPKGQALLYPGLGGASDLPSRTECADAPLLSNNDLECYRALYLTHRHQEKLPYAMPLMASDFSGLAPAFIASAQYDPLRDDGVCYHQALKDAQVSSEFYLGTGLVHGCLRAKGKAAEVDTLYEELLVALRKFLA from the coding sequence ATCTCTTCTTATGTTTTGTCTGCCGCGATGGCCGAATTTGTCGCGCAGACCCTCAGTTTTACCGCCACAACCCCCGACATCGACGGCATGCGTGAAGCCTATTCGCGCATGTGCCGTGCCTTTACTCCTGAACGACCAGCGGGTCTGAATGTTACTGATTTTTGCCTCGCCGAAGTGCCCGTGCGTTGTTATCAACCTTGGGGGGCAGCGCCTGCAAATGGCTGGGCATGCGTGGTGTATCTGCACGGGGGCGGCTGGGTAGTGGGCGACCTTCAATCCCACGATTTTTTGACCAGCGCATTGGCGTCAGATTTGGGCGCAGTAGTTATCGCGGTGGATTACCGTTTGGCTCCGGAGTTTCCATTCCCGGCGGCGTTCGATGATTGTTTGGCAGTCTGGCGAGCCATTCAGCAACAGGCCAGCAGCTTGGGCGTAGACGTTCAGAGGCTGGCTATTGCCGGGGACAGCGCAGGCGGTAACCTGGCAGCGGCGCTCTGTTTAGCGTTGCGTGATAGCGGTGAACCTCAGCCCAAAGGGCAAGCATTGCTGTATCCGGGGTTGGGCGGGGCGTCGGACCTACCGTCACGTACCGAGTGTGCGGATGCGCCGCTGCTGAGCAATAACGATCTGGAATGTTATCGAGCGCTGTACTTGACCCATCGTCATCAGGAAAAACTGCCCTACGCGATGCCGTTGATGGCCAGCGATTTCAGCGGATTGGCCCCGGCATTCATAGCTTCGGCTCAATACGATCCGTTGCGGGACGATGGCGTTTGCTATCACCAAGCACTCAAGGATGCGCAGGTGTCGAGTGAGTTTTATCTGGGCACAGGCTTGGTCCATGGCTGCTTACGCGCCAAAGGCAAAGCTGCAGAGGTAGACACGTTATATGAAGAGCTTTTGGTCGCCCTAAGAAAGTTTTTGGCCTAA
- a CDS encoding choline ABC transporter substrate-binding protein — translation MKKFIRHISCGVLILSSTALMAAEPAACQNVRMGVVNWTDVIATSAVAEVLLQNMGYQVKQTSAAQQIVFGGMRDGRLDVFLGYWKPAMDKNIAPFIAANQVKVLEKPSMSDAQATLAVPDYVAAGGLKTFADIAKFKDKLGGKIYGIEPGTGANSTIKAMIDSNQFGLGGFQLVESGEAGMLAAVSRAIKRNEWVVFVGWTPHPMNINMKIAYLSGSEDVFGPNEGAATVSVVTAPDYAQRCPNVSRLLSNLTFNAAQESQLMVPIMDRKAPNDVAKQWLRDHPEDVQRWLAGVTTFDGKDAAKNLQLSLSQ, via the coding sequence ATGAAAAAATTTATCCGTCATATCAGTTGTGGTGTGTTGATATTGAGCAGTACGGCGTTGATGGCGGCCGAGCCTGCGGCTTGCCAAAATGTGCGCATGGGCGTGGTCAACTGGACGGATGTAATTGCCACGAGTGCGGTGGCTGAAGTGTTGCTCCAGAACATGGGGTATCAGGTCAAACAGACCAGTGCGGCGCAGCAAATTGTATTTGGTGGGATGCGGGACGGGCGACTGGACGTGTTCCTTGGCTACTGGAAACCGGCCATGGATAAAAATATCGCACCGTTTATCGCGGCCAATCAGGTGAAGGTGCTTGAAAAACCTAGCATGAGTGATGCACAAGCGACCCTTGCTGTGCCTGACTACGTAGCTGCTGGCGGCCTCAAAACCTTCGCCGATATCGCAAAATTCAAAGACAAGCTCGGGGGTAAGATTTACGGCATCGAGCCGGGCACCGGGGCCAACTCAACCATCAAAGCCATGATCGATAGCAACCAGTTCGGCCTCGGAGGTTTCCAGCTGGTCGAGTCGGGTGAAGCCGGAATGCTTGCTGCCGTATCGCGGGCGATCAAGCGCAATGAATGGGTCGTGTTCGTCGGCTGGACCCCGCATCCCATGAACATCAACATGAAAATTGCTTACTTGAGTGGCAGTGAAGATGTGTTCGGTCCGAACGAAGGTGCCGCTACCGTATCGGTCGTTACGGCACCGGATTACGCTCAGCGGTGCCCTAACGTCAGCCGCTTGCTGAGTAATCTTACGTTCAACGCTGCACAGGAAAGCCAGTTAATGGTGCCGATCATGGACCGCAAGGCGCCAAACGACGTGGCCAAGCAATGGTTGCGTGATCATCCGGAAGACGTGCAACGCTGGTTGGCCGGTGTCACTACTTTCGATGGCAAGGACGCAGCCAAAAACCTGCAGCTTAGCCTTAGCCAATAA